A stretch of the Lolium perenne isolate Kyuss_39 chromosome 3, Kyuss_2.0, whole genome shotgun sequence genome encodes the following:
- the LOC127342700 gene encoding protein indeterminate-domain 7 — protein MFHQHLQHLGEAEAAASADQDSMSNLTTSASAGANPPPPTPTAASNKRKRSLPGNPDPESEVVALSPATLMATNRFLCEICGKGFQRDQNLQLHRRGHNLPWKLKQRSSKEVLRKKVYICPEASCVHHDPSRALGDLTGIKKHFFRKHGEKKWKCDKCSKKYAVQSDWKAHSKICGTREYKCDCGTVFSRRDSFITHRAFCDALTEESAKAIGGMPVMPQGHHHAMLYSPPPQPHQLMQQQHQDLVAFQDQQHQIMQQQQEQHCNYAAVKPEMQPWPTMPYEDVHHHPLLQPICTTTAQSSATSGPTPTQQQHQHQHQQLPAAAAHLSATALLQKAAQMGATIGGAGAGGTRQHYTQMAGAATSAAGSATFGLGLSCLNSQQMMTLARTASHGRGAEDGSGGGATGGANDGMTRDFLGLRAFSHRDILGLAGFDSSCMGAAVNTATNNASLPPCFEQQQHGQSQPQQQQHSTNEPWHGMSSHS, from the exons ATGTTTCATCAGCATCTTCAGCATCTTGGTGAGGCTGAGGCAGCAGCATCGGCAGATCAGGACAGCATGTCCAACCTCACCACTTCCGCTTCTGCCGGCGCCAACCCCCCTCCTCCGACTCCGACGGCCGCCTCCAACAAGCGGAAGCGAAGCCTCCCTGGCAACCCAG ACCCGGAGTCTGAGGTGGTTGCGCTGTCTCCGGCGACCCTGATGGCGACGAACCGTTTCCTCTGCGAGATCTGCGGCAAGGGTTTCCAGCGCGACCAGAACCTGCAGCTTCACCGTCGCGGGCACAACCTGCCGTGGAAGCTGAAGCAGCGGTCGAGCAAGGAGGTCTTGCGGAAGAAGGTGTACATCTGCCCGGAGGCGTCGTGCGTGCACCACGACCCGTCCCGCGCGCTGGGCGACCTCACCGGCATCAAGAAGCACTTCTTCCGCAAGCACGGCGAGAAGAAGTGGAAGTGCGACAAGTGCTCCAAGAAGTACGCCGTGCAGTCCGACTGGAAGGCGCACTCCAAGATCTGCGGCACGAGGGAGTACAAGTGCGACTGCGGAACCGTCTTCTCCAG GCGGGACAGCTTCATCACGCACCGGGCCTTCTGCGACGCGCTCACGGAGGAGAGCGCCAAGGCCATCGGAGGCATGCCGGTCATGCCGCAGGGCCACCACCACGCCATGCTCTactcgccgccgccgcagccgcaccAGCTCATGCAGCAACAGCACCAGGACCTCGTCGCCTTCCAGGACCAGCAGCACCAGATCatgcagcagcagcaggagcagcacTGCAACTACGCCGCCGTGAAGCCGGAGATGCAGCCGTGGCCCACCATGCCCTACGAAGACGTCCACCACCACCCGCTGCTGCAGCCGATCTGCACCACCACCGCGCAGAGCTCCGCCACATCCGGGCCGACGCCTACGCAGCAACAGCATCAGCATCAGCATCAGCAGCTGCCGGCGGCGGCCGCGCACCTCTCTGCCACGGCGCTGCTGCAGAAGGCGGCGCAGATGGGCGCCACCATCGGCGGGGCCGGCGCCGGCGGGACGAGGCAGCATTACACCCAGATGGCCGGCGCGGCAACGAGTGCTGCCGGCAGTGCCACGTTCGGGCTCGGCCTGTCGTGTCTCAACAGCCAGCAGATGATGACCCTCGCGAGGACCGCATCCCACGGCCGGGGTGCGGAGGACGGCAGCGGAGGCGGCGCTACAGGCGGCGCCAATGACGGCATGACAAGGGACTTCCTGGGGCTGCGCGCATTCTCGCATCGCGACATCCTCGGCCTCGCCGGCTTCGACTCCTCCTGCATGGGCGCCGCCGTGAACACCGCCACCAACAACGCCAGCCTGCCGCCCTGCTTCGAGCAACAACAGCATGGTCAGTCGCAgccacagcagcagcagcacagcacCAACGAGCCATGGCATGGAATGAGTAGCCATAGCTAG